Proteins encoded in a region of the Sphingomonas jaspsi DSM 18422 genome:
- a CDS encoding efflux RND transporter permease subunit translates to MSFRNISSWCIKNPVPPIVLFIGLMLAGLVTFARMEVNNNPDIDFPAASIDIAQPGAAPTEMENQITQKVEAAARSVTGVDEINSTVREGSSNTFVQFKIGTPTDRAVNDLRDAITQIRGDLPDGILEPQISRVDIAGDPILFVAAQTTDMTLEELSWYIDNKVNRRLLGVSGVAAVSREGGVDRQIRVVLDPAALQAQGITAAQVNQQLRQTNLNAAGGRAEVAGSEQSVRVLGNAKTAYDLSQTQIVVPGGRVVRLADLGQVKDAYSEQRTLAKMNGRQVISFNVQRSKGSSEVTTYDDAWKELHKIEKEDPRVKFVEIVNQVAYTKDQYKSAMEGLVEGAVLAVLVVFLFLRDFRATAISAVAIPLSAIPAFYFMGLMGITLNGLSLLALSLVAGVLVDDAIVEIENIVRHMRMGKTAYQAAMDAADEIGLAVVATTMSIVAVFLPVALMPGISGQFFKAFGFTVVISVLMSLFVARMITPLIAAYFLKSHGVQEHASGKAMDKYLSILKWSLDTSKAESYRARNPGKWNAVKSMFRDHRMAMVGIGTGAFLLQIVLFATLSMSFQPPLNLDFSSVRIGMPPGATLEQTAAVADRAASIIEKDPNVERVFQRVYVGAGFLNIVLKEDRSVTSTEFERSLTPQLSSIPDARVNFQSQGGGGPGGGGRDIVLYLGSDNPDLLSETANKIAAEMSGMKELVAPRAMGDNVRPEIVIKPRFDLAADLGVTTAALSQTIRIATLGDIAQNSAKFSLSDRQVPITVSLAESARRDIATLENLPVPTTKGPSVPLKAVADISFGSGPTTVQRSNQIRRIAVGADLAPGLVSGDVWPKINNLPTVKKLPDGVQKLELGDSKWQAELLFYFFIALASGVMLVFAVLVLLYRRFLSPLVNMGSLLLAPLGAAVGLHIAGQPLSLPVFIGILMLFGIVAKNSILLVDFAVEMIEHGMTKNEAIYEAGHKRAQPIVMTTVAMVAGMVPIALSLTGDGSWRAPMGVTVIGGLLFSTMLTLLLVPAYFSIAIDLERAIGKRFRKLIDNGEEHRPMEGPVPQPAE, encoded by the coding sequence ATGAGTTTCCGCAATATCTCGTCCTGGTGCATCAAGAACCCGGTTCCGCCGATCGTGCTGTTCATCGGCCTGATGCTGGCCGGCCTGGTCACGTTCGCGCGGATGGAAGTGAACAATAATCCGGACATCGACTTTCCGGCCGCGTCGATCGACATCGCCCAGCCGGGCGCAGCGCCGACCGAAATGGAAAACCAGATCACGCAGAAGGTCGAAGCCGCCGCGCGATCGGTCACCGGCGTGGACGAGATCAATTCGACCGTCCGCGAAGGCAGCAGCAACACCTTCGTCCAGTTCAAGATCGGCACGCCCACCGACCGCGCGGTGAACGACCTGCGCGACGCGATCACCCAGATCCGCGGCGACCTGCCCGACGGCATTCTGGAACCGCAGATCAGCCGCGTCGACATTGCCGGCGACCCGATCCTGTTCGTGGCGGCCCAGACCACCGACATGACGCTGGAAGAGCTCAGCTGGTACATCGACAACAAGGTCAACCGCCGCCTGCTCGGCGTGTCGGGGGTCGCCGCGGTCAGCCGCGAGGGCGGCGTCGATCGCCAGATCCGCGTCGTGCTTGATCCGGCCGCGCTGCAGGCCCAGGGCATCACCGCAGCGCAGGTCAACCAGCAGCTGCGCCAGACCAACCTCAACGCTGCCGGCGGCCGCGCCGAAGTGGCTGGGTCGGAACAGTCGGTGCGCGTGCTCGGCAATGCCAAGACGGCCTACGACCTGTCGCAGACGCAGATCGTAGTTCCGGGTGGCCGTGTCGTCCGGCTGGCCGACCTTGGCCAGGTCAAGGACGCCTATTCGGAACAGCGCACGCTGGCCAAGATGAACGGCCGCCAGGTGATCAGCTTCAATGTCCAGCGGTCGAAGGGCTCGTCCGAAGTGACGACCTATGACGACGCTTGGAAGGAACTGCACAAGATCGAAAAGGAAGACCCGCGGGTTAAGTTCGTCGAGATCGTCAACCAGGTCGCCTACACCAAGGATCAATATAAGTCGGCGATGGAAGGCCTCGTCGAAGGCGCGGTGCTGGCGGTTCTGGTCGTCTTCCTGTTCCTGCGCGATTTCCGCGCGACCGCCATTTCGGCCGTCGCCATCCCGCTGTCGGCCATCCCGGCCTTCTATTTCATGGGCCTGATGGGGATTACCCTGAACGGCCTGTCGCTGCTGGCGCTGAGCCTCGTCGCGGGCGTGCTGGTCGACGATGCGATCGTGGAAATCGAAAACATCGTGCGCCACATGCGCATGGGCAAGACCGCCTATCAGGCGGCGATGGACGCGGCCGACGAAATCGGGCTGGCGGTCGTCGCCACCACCATGTCGATCGTCGCGGTGTTCCTGCCGGTCGCGCTGATGCCCGGCATTTCGGGCCAGTTCTTCAAGGCGTTCGGCTTCACCGTCGTCATTTCGGTGCTGATGAGCCTGTTCGTGGCGCGCATGATCACCCCGCTGATCGCGGCTTATTTCCTGAAGTCGCACGGCGTCCAGGAACATGCGTCGGGCAAGGCGATGGACAAATATCTGTCGATCCTGAAGTGGAGCCTCGATACGTCGAAGGCGGAAAGCTATCGCGCCCGCAACCCCGGCAAGTGGAACGCCGTCAAGTCGATGTTCCGCGACCACCGCATGGCAATGGTCGGTATCGGCACCGGTGCCTTCCTGCTGCAGATCGTGCTGTTCGCAACCCTGTCGATGTCGTTCCAGCCGCCGCTGAACCTCGACTTCTCGAGCGTCCGGATCGGCATGCCGCCGGGTGCGACGCTGGAACAGACGGCGGCGGTTGCCGACCGCGCGGCCTCGATCATCGAAAAGGACCCGAACGTCGAACGCGTGTTCCAGCGCGTCTATGTCGGCGCCGGCTTCCTCAACATCGTGCTGAAGGAAGATCGCAGCGTCACCTCGACCGAGTTCGAGCGCAGCCTGACCCCGCAGCTGTCGTCGATTCCCGACGCGCGCGTCAATTTCCAGAGCCAGGGCGGCGGCGGACCGGGCGGCGGCGGGCGCGACATCGTGCTTTACCTCGGCAGCGACAATCCCGACCTGCTCAGCGAAACCGCCAACAAGATCGCCGCCGAAATGTCGGGGATGAAGGAACTGGTCGCACCGCGCGCCATGGGCGACAACGTCCGGCCGGAAATCGTCATCAAGCCGCGCTTCGACCTGGCCGCCGACCTTGGCGTCACCACGGCGGCGCTTAGCCAGACCATCCGCATCGCGACGCTGGGCGATATCGCCCAGAACAGCGCCAAATTCTCGCTCAGCGATCGCCAGGTGCCGATCACCGTGTCGCTGGCGGAAAGCGCGCGGCGCGACATTGCGACGCTGGAAAACCTGCCGGTGCCGACGACCAAGGGTCCGTCGGTCCCGCTGAAGGCGGTCGCGGACATCAGCTTCGGTTCGGGCCCGACCACCGTCCAGCGATCGAACCAGATCCGCCGTATCGCGGTCGGTGCCGACCTGGCGCCGGGCCTGGTGTCGGGCGACGTCTGGCCAAAGATCAACAACCTCCCGACCGTGAAGAAGCTGCCCGACGGCGTGCAGAAGCTCGAACTGGGCGACAGCAAATGGCAGGCCGAACTGCTGTTCTACTTCTTCATCGCGCTGGCGTCGGGCGTGATGCTGGTGTTCGCGGTGCTGGTGCTGCTGTATCGCCGCTTCCTGTCGCCGCTGGTCAACATGGGTTCGCTGCTGCTGGCGCCGCTGGGGGCCGCGGTCGGCCTCCATATCGCCGGCCAGCCGCTGTCGCTGCCCGTGTTCATCGGCATCCTGATGCTGTTCGGCATCGTCGCCAAAAACTCGATCCTGCTGGTCGATTTCGCGGTCGAGATGATCGAACATGGCATGACCAAGAACGAGGCGATCTACGAAGCCGGCCACAAGCGCGCCCAGCCGATCGTGATGACCACGGTTGCGATGGTCGCGGGCATGGTGCCGATCGCCCTGTCGCTGACCGGCGATGGCAGCTGGCGCGCACCGATGGGCGTGACGGTGATCGGCGGCCTGTTGTTCTCGACCATGCTGACGCTGCTGCTGGTGCCGGCCTATTTCTCGATCGCGATCGATCTGGAACGGGCGATCGGCAAGCGCTTCCGCAAGCTCATCGACAACGGCGAAGAGCATCGGCCGATGGAAGGTCCCGTCCCGCAACCGGCGGAGTGA
- a CDS encoding DUF445 domain-containing protein encodes MTSPPPLSRFNPAQPGAAGMKAAATGLLVLMAAVFFAARHYEGLHPAVGYVKAFAEAAMVGGLADWFAVTALFRHPLGLPIPHTAIIPRNKDRIGEALANFLQTNFLIAPVVARRMRNIDLAGAAGRFLQAPQGQETRIRQGASRLIADLFESLDDERLGGLVKTSVANRIRKMEVAPLLGHALASAINEDRHVPMLEATIRWTARALDANEELIREMVKKRVNWVLKLAGLDEKMSDSVVNGLRKLTVDMQTEPAHPVRIKIEEALAQLANDLQTKPETRAKVEEMKEQLLDNRSVSLWLDTLWQKGREAIIRAARNPDAAMAGKLGEVLQSMGQSLEKDARMKRAINQFARRAVAGMAASYGSSIVKLVSETVRGWDAQTITDRLENAVGRDLQYIRINGTLVGGTVGVLLHALDAL; translated from the coding sequence ATGACCTCGCCGCCACCGCTGTCCCGGTTCAACCCTGCCCAGCCCGGTGCGGCCGGCATGAAGGCCGCAGCCACCGGCCTGCTGGTCCTGATGGCGGCGGTGTTTTTCGCGGCGCGCCATTATGAAGGACTCCACCCGGCTGTCGGCTATGTGAAGGCCTTTGCCGAAGCGGCGATGGTCGGTGGCCTCGCCGACTGGTTCGCGGTGACGGCACTGTTTCGCCACCCGCTGGGCCTGCCGATCCCGCACACCGCGATCATCCCCCGGAACAAGGACCGCATCGGCGAAGCGCTGGCCAATTTCCTGCAGACCAACTTCCTGATCGCGCCGGTCGTCGCGCGGCGGATGCGCAATATAGACCTCGCCGGAGCGGCGGGACGCTTCCTGCAGGCACCTCAGGGACAGGAAACCCGCATTCGCCAGGGCGCCAGCCGCCTGATCGCCGATCTGTTCGAAAGCCTCGACGACGAGCGACTGGGCGGCCTCGTCAAAACCTCGGTCGCCAATCGCATCCGCAAGATGGAGGTTGCGCCGCTGCTCGGCCATGCGCTCGCCAGCGCGATCAACGAGGACCGCCACGTCCCGATGCTCGAAGCGACGATCCGCTGGACCGCGCGCGCACTCGACGCCAACGAAGAGCTGATCCGCGAAATGGTCAAGAAGCGGGTCAACTGGGTCCTGAAACTGGCCGGGCTCGACGAGAAAATGTCGGACTCGGTGGTCAATGGCCTTCGCAAGCTGACCGTGGACATGCAGACCGAACCGGCCCACCCGGTGCGGATCAAGATCGAAGAGGCGCTCGCACAGCTCGCCAACGACCTGCAGACCAAGCCCGAAACGCGGGCCAAGGTCGAGGAGATGAAGGAGCAGCTGCTCGACAACCGATCGGTGTCGCTGTGGCTCGACACGCTCTGGCAGAAGGGGCGCGAGGCGATCATCCGCGCCGCGCGCAACCCCGACGCGGCAATGGCCGGAAAGCTTGGTGAAGTGCTGCAGTCGATGGGCCAGAGCCTTGAAAAGGACGCGCGGATGAAGCGCGCGATCAACCAGTTCGCCCGCCGCGCGGTCGCCGGCATGGCCGCCAGCTACGGCAGTTCGATCGTCAAGCTGGTCAGCGAAACGGTGCGTGGGTGGGATGCGCAGACGATTACCGACCGACTAGAAAACGCCGTCGGCCGCGACCTCCAATATATCCGCATCAACGGCACGCTGGTCGGCGGGACGGTCGGCGTCTTGCTGCACGCGTTGGACGCACTTTAG
- a CDS encoding phytanoyl-CoA dioxygenase family protein, protein MTLETGGWEHVSALFGRPEIDRLSSLLPDPQDPSPGHRLTDTPALDWWLRSSSLNSLVSERLGRPARPVRAILFDKTKSLNWVLAWHQDRTIAVAERHDVPGYGPWSIKAGTIHVEPPFALIERMVTARIHLDPVDRDNGPLLVAEGSHRLGKIAEADIERVVSASAVQECHAGQGDAWLYATAILHSSGPNRSGRRRRVLHVDFSGDELPNPLRWRGIGQA, encoded by the coding sequence ATGACGCTGGAAACGGGCGGCTGGGAACATGTTTCGGCCCTCTTCGGACGGCCCGAAATCGATCGACTTTCGAGTTTGCTACCCGATCCACAAGACCCTAGCCCAGGGCATCGTCTTACCGACACGCCGGCTCTGGACTGGTGGCTTCGGTCCTCGTCGCTGAATAGTCTGGTGAGCGAAAGGCTGGGACGACCTGCCCGCCCGGTTCGCGCGATTTTGTTCGATAAAACGAAGTCGTTGAATTGGGTTTTGGCGTGGCATCAAGACCGTACGATTGCAGTCGCCGAGCGGCATGACGTGCCTGGCTACGGTCCATGGTCGATCAAGGCCGGCACCATTCATGTTGAGCCGCCTTTCGCGTTGATCGAAAGGATGGTCACGGCGCGCATCCACCTTGATCCAGTCGATCGGGACAATGGCCCGTTGCTCGTCGCGGAGGGGTCGCATCGTCTTGGCAAGATTGCAGAAGCGGACATCGAGCGGGTGGTCAGCGCTAGTGCGGTTCAAGAATGCCATGCCGGCCAAGGAGATGCATGGCTCTACGCGACGGCAATTCTCCACTCATCAGGCCCGAACCGTTCGGGCCGACGCCGGCGGGTGCTTCATGTCGACTTTTCCGGTGACGAATTGCCAAACCCGTTACGGTGGCGAGGAATCGGCCAGGCCTAA
- the murA gene encoding UDP-N-acetylglucosamine 1-carboxyvinyltransferase, producing the protein MDSIRITGGNRLEGQIPISGAKNSALTLLPCALLTSEKVTLTNLPRLADVDNFSHLLNELGGSTKVAAVKKGEIGRRMTIEAREIASTVAPYDMVRKMRASILVLGPMLARAGESTVSLPGGCAIGDRPIDLHLKALEAMGAQIELAAGYVKAVAPGGRLAGGDYSFPVVSVGATENALMAASLAAGRTQLFNAAREPEIVDLCKLLVAMGAKIEGIGSSHLIIDGVEALGGCTYEVMPDRIEAGSYACAAGITGGSIELVGARPADMLAITNGLAAAGLVIEMTDKGMRVTADKSLKPLAVSTAPYPGFPTDMQAQFMAMLCVADGQSFLEETIFENRYMHVPELRRMGADIEVHGRSAIVKGNAKLTGAKVMATDLRASMSLILAGLAAEGETEVMRVYHLDRGYERLEEKLSAVGATIERVSGG; encoded by the coding sequence ATGGACTCCATTCGCATCACCGGCGGCAACCGCCTCGAAGGTCAAATCCCCATTTCAGGCGCGAAGAACAGCGCGCTGACGCTGCTGCCCTGCGCGCTGCTGACCAGCGAAAAGGTGACGCTGACCAACCTTCCGCGTCTCGCCGACGTCGACAATTTCTCGCACCTGCTCAACGAGCTGGGCGGATCGACCAAGGTCGCCGCGGTGAAGAAGGGCGAGATCGGCCGCCGGATGACGATCGAAGCGCGCGAGATCGCCTCGACCGTCGCGCCCTACGATATGGTCCGCAAGATGCGCGCGTCGATCCTGGTGCTGGGCCCGATGCTCGCCCGCGCCGGCGAATCGACCGTGTCGCTGCCCGGCGGCTGCGCCATCGGCGACCGTCCGATCGACCTACATTTGAAGGCGCTCGAAGCGATGGGCGCGCAGATCGAACTGGCGGCGGGCTATGTGAAGGCCGTCGCGCCCGGCGGTCGTCTTGCTGGCGGCGATTACAGCTTCCCGGTGGTGTCGGTCGGCGCGACCGAAAATGCGCTGATGGCGGCGTCGCTCGCCGCCGGTCGCACGCAATTGTTCAACGCCGCGCGCGAACCCGAAATCGTCGACCTGTGCAAACTGCTGGTCGCGATGGGCGCGAAGATCGAAGGCATCGGCAGCTCGCACCTCATCATCGACGGGGTCGAGGCGCTTGGCGGTTGCACCTATGAAGTCATGCCGGACCGTATCGAAGCGGGCAGCTACGCCTGCGCGGCGGGCATCACCGGCGGGTCGATCGAACTGGTCGGCGCGCGTCCGGCCGACATGCTGGCGATCACCAACGGCCTCGCGGCGGCGGGCCTGGTCATCGAAATGACCGACAAGGGCATGCGCGTTACCGCCGACAAGTCGCTGAAGCCGCTCGCCGTATCGACCGCGCCTTATCCCGGCTTCCCGACCGACATGCAGGCGCAGTTCATGGCGATGCTGTGCGTCGCCGACGGACAGAGTTTCCTTGAAGAGACCATCTTCGAGAACCGCTACATGCACGTCCCCGAACTGCGCCGCATGGGCGCGGATATCGAGGTCCATGGCCGCTCGGCGATCGTCAAGGGCAATGCCAAGCTGACCGGCGCCAAAGTCATGGCAACAGACCTGCGCGCCTCGATGAGCCTCATCCTCGCCGGCCTCGCCGCCGAAGGCGAGACCGAAGTCATGCGCGTCTACCACCTCGACCGCGGCTATGAGCGGCTCGAAGAAAAGCTCTCCGCCGTCGGCGCGACGATCGAGCGCGTCAGCGGCGGCTAA
- the clpS gene encoding ATP-dependent Clp protease adapter ClpS: MGPDEPGRGDGLDEVETGVVTRTRPKTKKPSNYKVLMLNDDYTPMEFVVLVLQRFFSMGIEDATRVMLQVHQQGVAVCGVFTYEVAETKVGQVIDFARENQHPLQCTLEKA, encoded by the coding sequence ATGGGCCCCGACGAACCGGGCCGCGGCGACGGCCTCGACGAGGTCGAGACCGGCGTCGTCACGCGCACCCGTCCCAAGACCAAGAAGCCCAGCAACTACAAGGTGCTGATGCTCAACGACGACTATACGCCGATGGAATTCGTCGTGCTCGTCCTGCAGCGTTTCTTCTCAATGGGGATCGAGGACGCGACCCGCGTCATGCTCCAGGTTCACCAACAGGGCGTCGCGGTGTGCGGCGTCTTCACCTACGAAGTCGCCGAAACCAAGGTCGGCCAGGTGATCGACTTCGCCCGTGAAAACCAGCACCCGCTGCAGTGCACGCTGGAGAAGGCCTGA